Proteins from one Molothrus aeneus isolate 106 chromosome 27, BPBGC_Maene_1.0, whole genome shotgun sequence genomic window:
- the LOC136567110 gene encoding uncharacterized protein, which translates to MPPPQPRHPGPPVTDTGTPRPPCHNHRQPRTPPSPTPPEPPVSTTAPPEPPVTATAPRTPLSQPSAPPDSRVTATAPPEPPTPTPAPPDPPDTGTPDRPGSITAAPDPPPGTVTGTPRSPLSTLDTPGTPGAAIATPGLPPLLPSAPPAPPRHCHRHPRPLPSPSVPPDPAPGHYRHLQTPLATIIGTPGSPLADIAPPGRPSLSRHSQAPLSHCNPWNPPLLAPPEPPHGHRYAQTSPHCYQHPWTFPLSIGTPGPPPHRHRHPQSPLSHGHHHPPIAAAPGPALPPPPLPRCRGCLGECASPQIPVLTDVGSPGVHPAPRVALA; encoded by the exons ATGCCCCCCCCCCAG CCACGGCACCCCGGACCCCCCGTCACCGACACcggcacccccagacccccttGTCACAACCATCGACAGCCCCGGACCCCCCCGTCACCGACACCTCCGGAGCCCCCTGTCTCTACCACGGcacccccggagccccccgtcACCGCCACGGCACCCCGGACCCCCTTGTCACAACCATCGGCACCCCCGGACTCCCGTGTGACAGCCacggcacccccagagcccccgaCACCGACACCGGCACCGCCGGACCCCCCCGACACCGGCACCCCCGACCGCCCTGGCTCCATCACGGCAGCCCCGGATCCCCCCCCCGGCACTGTCACCGGCACCCCCCGGAGCCCCCTCAGCACTCTCGACACCCCTGGAACCCCCGGCGCCGCCATCGCCACCCCTGGACTCCCGCCATTATTGCCATcggcacctccagcccccccTCGTCACTGCCACCGGCACCCCCGGCCCCTCCCATCACCATCGGTACCCCCGGACCCGGCCCCCGGCCACTATCGGCACCTCCAGACCCCCCTCGCCACCATCATCGGCACCCCCGGATCCCCCCTCGCCGATATCGCCCCCCCTGGACGCCCCTCACTGTCACGGCACTCCCAGGCCCCCCTCAGCCATTGCAACCCCTGGAACCCCCCCCTATTGGCACCCCCGGAACCCCCCCACGGCCATCGCTACGCTCAGACCTCCCCTCACTGTTATCAACACCCTTGGACCTTTCCCCTCTCCATCGGCACCCCCGGACCCCCCCCTCACCGCCAtcggcacccccagagccccctcagCCATGGGCACCACCACCCCCCCATtgccgcagcccccggccccgctctgcccccccctcctctcccccgctgcaggggctgtttgggggAATGTGCATCGCCCCAAATCCCGGTGCTGACCGACGTGGGGTCCCCAGG TGTCCACCCCGCTCCCCGTGTGGCCCTGGCGTGA